A stretch of Trichomycterus rosablanca isolate fTriRos1 chromosome 8, fTriRos1.hap1, whole genome shotgun sequence DNA encodes these proteins:
- the trpt1 gene encoding tRNA 2'-phosphotransferase 1 translates to MDCHHSGRGKRGRGERRNRDEDKDVRLSKSLSYVLRHGAAKLGLHMSSDGFIFVDEILAHAQFSSFLQEDVEKVVATNDKQRFKLQNHPENGRLQIRANQGHSVQVENLELSAVVLDAPDCPQEAVHGSYMKHWDSIRSKGLSRMSRTHIHLAPCLPEKSQVISGMRQNCDLAVYINVPKALADGIKFYWSENKVLLTPGDAEGFLAPQYFSRAQRLKPSSCELKLE, encoded by the exons ATGGACTGTCATCATAGTGGGAGaggaaaaagaggaagaggTGAAAGAAGGAACCGAGACGAG GACAAAGATGTTCGTCTCTCCAAATCTCTGTCTTATGTTCTGAGACATGGTGCTGCTAAACTGGGTCTTCATATGAGCTCAG ATGGATTTATATTCGTGGATGAAATTCTGGCTCATGCACAGTTTAGCTCATTCTTACAAGAAGATGTAGAGAAAGTGGTGGCCACTAATGACAAACAGCGATTTAAACTGCAGAACCACCCTGAAAATGGACGCCTGCAGATTCGCGCCAATCAGGGACATTCTGTACAG GTTGAAAACCTGGAGTTAAGCGCTGTAGTACTGGATGCTCCAGACTGTCCTCAGGAAGCCGTTCATGGTTCCTACATGAAGCACTGGGACTCTATACGCAGTAAAGGCCTAAGCAGGATGAGCAGAACACACATTCACCTGGCACCCTGTCTACCTGAAAAGAGCCAAGTCATTAGTG gtaTGAGACAGAATTGTGATCTTGCTGTGTACATCAATGTGCCCAAAGCTCTTGCAG aTGGAATTAAGTTCTACTGGTCAGAAAACAAAGTGCTGTTGACCCCGGGTGATGCTGAAGGATTTCTGGCTCCTCAATATTTCTCTCGTGCGCAAAGACTAAAACCATCAT CTTGCGAACTTAAATTGGAATAG